The sequence CAAGGGGCCCGTGGAGGAGTTCGGCTGGCGGGGGCTGGCGCTGCCTCTGCTGCAGCGGAGACTCGCGCCGATCTGGGCCGCTCTGATTCTCGGCGTGGTCTGGGGCTTCTGGCATCTGCCCGCGTTTCTGCTCAGCGGAACGCAGCAGAGCACCTGGTCGTTCGCCCCGTTCTTCGTCGGCACGGTGGCCATCAGCGTTCTCATGACGGCGCTCTTCAATGCCTCTGCGGGCAGCATTCTGCTCGCCGCACTGTTCCATTTTCAGCTCATAAACCCCCTCTGGCCGGACGCGCAGCCGTACGATACGTATCTGCTGGTCGTAACTGCTGTAGCCGTGGTCCTGCTGAACCGCGGCTCGATGTTCAGCACGGAAGGCGCGGTCACGGAGGTGATCCCGGTGGAGGGGGCCGCAGCTGAGTGATCTGAGTTCGGGAGGCTGCATCTCAAACCGGACGCGTTCCGGGGAGTCAGGTCAGCGGAAGAAGGCACTGGATGCAA comes from Candidatus Effluviviaceae Genus V sp. and encodes:
- a CDS encoding CPBP family intramembrane metalloprotease, producing the protein MKDTTSDSRRQVPTISLVPFLLVTFGLVWVVLGSYILLPEQMTRTFGQMTGQHPLFYLAVYAPAIASFPVVARHGGLKGLRRYLSRLRLWRSSPAWWALLVVGLPLVFFIGAVLKGDLVAAMPRFSSWQSLAALLGLVVIKGPVEEFGWRGLALPLLQRRLAPIWAALILGVVWGFWHLPAFLLSGTQQSTWSFAPFFVGTVAISVLMTALFNASAGSILLAALFHFQLINPLWPDAQPYDTYLLVVTAVAVVLLNRGSMFSTEGAVTEVIPVEGAAAE